Below is a genomic region from Elusimicrobiota bacterium.
GTCGCGGCATAACAAATCACTGCACGCGACGTGCCCCGCTGCGCGGGTCACGCGCGTGAGTTCAATACGTTAGCCACCACTATGAAGGGGAAAGGAATATGAAGAAGGGTCGATTTATCTTGGTTGGTTTAGTGCTTGTCGGCACACTTTGCCTACTTCTGGTTGGGCGCCTGGTTTATCGAATACCAGGCGACAGCATGGCACCGACTTTGGTTTCAGGCGATCGATTGATTTTAAAGCGAATTGACTCAACTCACCGAAGTTTACAGCGTGGTGACATTGTTTTTTTTCTTTTTCCAGCACGCAGTAAGGACAGTCCCCACTATGGAAAAAGTTTTATTAAGCGAATTATCGGAATGGGTGGAGACAAGATTGAAATTGTGGAAAAGAAAGTATTGGTCAATGGGCAAAAGATTGAAGAGTCATATGCCACCTTCGTCGAATCAACCATTTATCCGCGGACAAAAGTTTACTCGGGAGACCAGTTTCAAAGGGAATGGGAGAGTGCGAGGTTTGAAGGGTTTGGCGGGAAAGACATTAGAGACAATTTCGGCCCCATTGTAGTACCCCAAGGCCATCTATTCTTGATGGGTGATAACCGCGATAGGTCCTTTGACTCCAGGTTTTGGGGACCTTTGCCGATTCAAAATGTAAGTGGTTATCCTTCTCAAATTGTTTGGCCAACAAGTCGCAAAAGGAAATTCGAACTGTGATCGGGTGTGGTGGCTAACCAGCGGCTGCACCGGACGCTACGCGCCGGTGAGCCTAATACGTTATGCCGCATAGGAGGCGGGGCATTTTAATGCGTATCCAATTCTTAGTAACGCCCATAATTGTTTTGTCGTTATTTTCATTTTCCGAAGCAAAACCCAATTGTCAGCAGCTGCTTCCCTCCCCAGAAGTTTTAACTGCAGAAATAAATTCCCAAACCGCACGTGAAGTTCTTAAACAGCGATTCCACTTGGACACAGATATCGAGGACCGATCAGCATGGGTTTGTTTCCAGGAAGCGATCGCATCTGGGGACGAAAAGTGGTTACTGACAGTGGAAGTGCTTCTCGAAGGTGCTTACGCAGATCCATCGCGAGAATTAATCGAACCCTTATCGCGTGCTTTAATAAAAAATCCCACAGGCGTGCTTCGGCTCATGTCCCGTTCCCAAAATGGCCTGGCAAAACCCAATACCGTTTGTGCTTTGGCTGTGTCGGGCGATGTTGATCCGAAAACGGCCAGCAAAACCTTTGATCAATTCCAGAATGCTCTTCGAGTCAAAGTACCAGTCGAATTGCATACCATTCAAGTTGAGTGCCGCAATGAAATCGAAGCAGCTCGAGCCAATTTTTTTAATCCACCAGAAACGCAGAATTCAGGTGATTGGTGATTTGTTGCGGCATAACCAGCGGCTGCAGCGGACGTCACCCTGCGGGTGTCGCCGCTGAGCCTAAAACGTTGGGCGTACACCGGAGATTTTAATGGAGAATATAATTCTTAAGGAATTAACAACCGGGAGTTGCGGGTTCGTTTGTCTAAAGTATTGTTTTTATATTTCAGCTTTAAATGAGGGAATAAAGATAAAAGGCGTTGGCTTTCTTCCTTTCAGTTCGATCGAAAAAGTTACCTCGGAGCAATCTTGGGGACTTAAATGGATTCGAATCCTGCATAATGATTCCAAAATGTACGAGAAGGTTCGTTTCATTTCTACAAACCCGAATGCATGGCTTGAAATGTTCCAAAACAAGGGCATTCCTATCGATGATCAGGTCAATATTCGTAATAGCGACACGAAATGGTTAAGAATCTGGAAGATTGTAAATCTCGCGGCTGGTGTTCTCGGAGCGCTCGCTGCGATAGTCGCTATTGTCGCCTGTATTCTGGGTGTTTTCGGGGTCTTTAAATGAAGGGTACGCCCAACCAGCGGCTGCACCCGACGCGTGCCGCCGGTGGTCGCAATTTTCAAAGCAAGGGCGCGGTCGCGCGGGTGAGCCTAATTCGTTGGCCGGAAATTCTATACAGAGGGGTCAGGGAAAAATGAGGCGGTCCATACCTTCTATTTTTGTTATCGCGATGTCTTTAGGATTGCTCTTCACACTCAAATCGGTTGCAAGTTCTGAAGTTGAGACCAGGACAATTTCAGTTCGAGGTGCTGAGCATGAAAAATATATCGGGGAGGATATGATTCTTCCAGCATCTAAGGACTGGCATGAAGATGAAATACCTGAATTGAAAATCCGTTTCGAAGTTCCATCCAAACTAGAGCGCCGACCCCTTCAGCGGTACCCAGCGAAAATATATAAGAGTCAATTTGAGAAGGGGGCACTCGTCCTTGGTTTTTATCCTGTTTTCAACAGCTGGGGCGGCTTACCTTCGATTGAAATTGAACTCAAGCGATATTCCCCACAAGAACTTTCAGAGTATATTCAAAACGAAAAGAAATACATGAGTTCTTCAACCAGCACAACGTCTGCCGAGCATATCTGGGAAAAGATAACCGAGCATCCCGCACTTGATGTGCTAGATCACTCTTGGCAACCGCGATATCGGAAAGATCTAAGCCTTGCAAATGGCGACATGCTAAGGATAAGTGCCCAGGTCCATAAATACTTCCAAAAAAAGGGTAACCGTGATCTATTTCCCGAAATGGATTCTGAAGTCAAGCGGATCATTGATTCGATACGCGAAACGCCTTCAGAGAAGAAACCATGACAGTAACTCGAATTAGCCCGTTCATTTTAGCTGGCGGTTTTCCGGCCAACCAACGCATGCACCGGACGCTTCGCGCCGGTGATGCTCTTCCGTTAGCCACCACTATGAAGGGGAAAGGAATATGAAGAAGGGTCGATTTATCTTGGTTGGTTTAGTGCTTGTCGGCACACTTTGCCTACTTCTGGTTGGGCGCCTGGTTTATCGAATACCAGGCGACAGCATGGCACCGACTTTGGTTTCAGGCGATCGATTGATTTTAAAGCGAATTGACTCAACTCACCGAAGTTTACAGCGTGGTGACATTGTTTTTTTTCTTTTTCCAGCACGCAGTAAGGACAGTCCCCACTATGGAAAAAGTTTTATTAAGCGAATTATCGGAATGGGTGGAGACAAGATTGAAATTGTGGAAAAGAAAGTATTGGTCAATGGGCAAAAGATTGAAGAGTCATATGCCACCTTCGTCGAATCAACCATTTATCCGCGGACAAAAGTTTACTCGGGAGACCAGTTTCAAAGGGAATGGGAGAGTGCGAGGTTTGAAGGGTTTGGCGGGAAAGACATTAGAGACAATTTCGGCCCCATTGTAGTACCCCAAGGCCATCTATTCTTGATGGGTGATAACCGCGATAGGTCCTTTGACTCCAGGTTTTGGGGACCTTTGCCGATTCAAAATGTAAGTGGTTATCCTTCTCAAATTGTTTGGCCAACAAGTCGCAAAAGGAAATTCGAACTGTGATCGGGTGTGGTGGCTAACCAGCGGCTGCACCGGACGCTACGCGCCGGTGAGCCTAATACGTTATGCGGCAGAGGTAGAAGGTGAATAAAAAACTGTTAGTTGGAACAGCGACATTGATCGTCCTAGTTGGAATCATCGGAATCGTATCCAATTTCGCAATTCTTTATGCACGGTCCATGAATCAGCAAGCGGCATCCGAGTTGGTCCGGGTTTGGTCTGATTCGAACGTTCCTCCTGAACAACTCAAAGAGTTTGAACGAATCCAAAATGAAGATAACTCCTTTTTTGGTCCAACAACTGGCTTCACCCCAATAGCCGTTTTGGCGTTGGGATCGGTGGGGTTTGCGCTTCACGTCCTATATGTGGTGGCCGGCGTTCAGCTATTTCGAAATCGATTGAGATTTCTTGAGTTGGGTCGGTTAGCTGTGGGTGGCGGCATTTTATTTACCTTAGCCCGAGGTGTCCTCCTCGCCAACTTAACTGGTGCGAATGTGTTCGGAATGGTGGGTTTAGGATTTATCGCGATGGTTCTCGATACGGTGCTACTCGTGCTGATTTCGTTGTCAAAGAGGTCCGCAGCTGTTGCCGCATAACCAATCATTGCACCCGATGCTCGCTCGCGCTCGCACGGGTGAATTCCATACGTTAGGCCGCTGCAGGGGAGTCTGATGAATTCATTGCTATCTTCACCCAGTGAAAAGGAACCTTTCCTTTTCTCAATACTCGACCTGGTTTTTATTCTCTCCTCAGGTCTTGCAGTTTCTATCTTTGCATATCGGGCGTATAGTCATTTTGGCGGCGGGAATGATTTGGGTTGGCCAAATATCACCTTGACCTGTTTTGCACTTTCAATAATGACGGCATCAATTAGTTTTTTCGTCCGACGGAATTGGGCCCGATGGTTTTTCGTGCTCGTTTCTTTAAGTATTCTTATTTTCATTTCTGTAAATGTACTTCCCTCATTTTTAAAAAAACCGGCCGGCTTCCATCCAGGGCAAACGAGGGCATTAATTAATGAATCCATGTTGCTGGTATTGGGTGTGGTCCTCATAATTGTTGTTAAAGATCTAATTGTTTCAAAAAGTTATTTTATTTCAAGACGTGAAACTGGGTATGTGAGCAGCGGCTTTATTTTTACTGTTTCCTGTCTGATTGTTGTGACCAGTGCTCTGATGACAGCTTGGGATAACCCGCAAAAATATCTGAGGTTCATCCTAGCGGAGCAACCATATTTTGCTAGCAGCCCACTGACTGATTCATTTCGGTCATCATTTGAAAATTCGATCGAAACGATAACGCA
It encodes:
- the sipP_2 gene encoding Signal peptidase I P codes for the protein MKKGRFILVGLVLVGTLCLLLVGRLVYRIPGDSMAPTLVSGDRLILKRIDSTHRSLQRGDIVFFLFPARSKDSPHYGKSFIKRIIGMGGDKIEIVEKKVLVNGQKIEESYATFVESTIYPRTKVYSGDQFQREWESARFEGFGGKDIRDNFGPIVVPQGHLFLMGDNRDRSFDSRFWGPLPIQNVSGYPSQIVWPTSRKRKFEL